From Calditrichota bacterium, one genomic window encodes:
- a CDS encoding DNA primase, whose translation MYKIPQEKIEEVRSSINIVHYITQFINLKKEGRNFKGLCPFHHEKTPSFVVSPEKQFYHCFGCGKGGNLFSFIMDYEKLPFVDAITKAADFAGIVLPKPEQKSPEQISRTQALYDINHLTCTFFENQLHLPQNKARLEYFLGRKLSEKTIKKFRLSYAPDSFDLLLKYFKENSANLKLAEELGLIQKKQNSEEFYVKFRHRMMFPFFNIAGKIIGFGGRKLNEEQQPKYLNSPESEIYKKGLTLYGLHHAIQSIREQDFIILVEGYFDLLRLVEAGQKNVVASSGTALTDQQARLMARYSKNIYIAYDGDAAGIKAAIRNAQIIENQELNAYIVPMPEGEDPDDFVLQHGLKKFHELLKQKTLPIEFQLNNYVKLNPNPSLEEKDNFISQVLGELVSFKSASKAGLYIHHLADRMQVSEAMLVTEVNRLKQRQARFNKGRQKTDEPTDEIPEEKQSIKRGAHKAEEGLLELLLNAGADTQNYVIEHVSINLFENEDYSGLYDHIIHDIEEHGSVDVQKLFENQELNKNQHLILTRLTINPLSNEMKHAVGCIFQLKKWSLEKQERDIQQHIKMDDSEESAMHYTFELAKLNKEKQKLNKDYLEDLKTYRSDDD comes from the coding sequence ATGTACAAAATCCCGCAAGAAAAAATAGAAGAAGTCCGTTCGTCAATCAATATTGTTCACTACATTACGCAGTTTATAAATCTGAAAAAAGAAGGACGCAACTTTAAAGGATTATGCCCTTTTCATCATGAAAAAACACCCTCTTTTGTGGTAAGTCCGGAGAAACAATTTTACCATTGTTTTGGGTGTGGCAAAGGTGGCAATCTGTTCAGCTTTATCATGGATTATGAAAAGCTGCCTTTTGTTGATGCTATTACTAAAGCCGCCGACTTTGCAGGAATCGTTTTACCCAAACCCGAGCAAAAAAGTCCGGAACAAATAAGTCGTACCCAGGCCCTGTACGATATCAATCACCTTACCTGTACTTTTTTTGAAAATCAATTACATCTCCCGCAAAACAAAGCCCGGCTGGAATATTTTTTAGGTCGAAAACTATCTGAAAAAACCATTAAAAAATTCAGGCTTTCCTATGCTCCGGATTCGTTTGATTTACTATTGAAATATTTCAAAGAGAATTCTGCAAACCTGAAACTTGCTGAAGAATTGGGTCTGATACAGAAAAAACAAAATAGTGAAGAATTCTATGTAAAATTTCGGCATCGTATGATGTTTCCGTTTTTTAATATTGCCGGAAAAATAATTGGATTTGGCGGACGCAAGTTAAATGAAGAGCAGCAGCCAAAATATTTAAACTCTCCCGAGAGTGAAATATATAAAAAAGGTTTGACCCTTTACGGCCTGCATCATGCAATTCAAAGTATCCGTGAACAAGATTTTATTATTTTAGTAGAGGGATATTTTGATCTTTTAAGATTGGTTGAAGCTGGTCAAAAAAATGTTGTGGCCAGTAGTGGAACGGCGCTTACGGACCAACAAGCCCGCTTAATGGCACGCTACTCCAAAAATATTTATATCGCCTACGATGGTGACGCTGCTGGGATAAAAGCCGCAATCCGCAATGCACAGATCATAGAAAACCAGGAATTAAATGCCTACATTGTACCGATGCCCGAAGGCGAAGATCCGGATGATTTTGTTTTGCAACATGGTCTAAAAAAATTTCATGAGCTGCTAAAACAAAAAACTTTACCAATAGAATTTCAGCTGAATAATTATGTAAAATTAAATCCTAATCCCTCGCTTGAAGAAAAAGACAATTTTATTTCTCAGGTTTTAGGTGAGCTCGTTTCATTTAAAAGCGCCAGCAAAGCCGGGCTCTACATTCACCACTTAGCAGACAGAATGCAGGTAAGCGAAGCAATGCTTGTTACAGAAGTAAATCGTTTAAAACAACGACAGGCCCGCTTTAATAAAGGTAGGCAAAAAACGGATGAGCCGACTGATGAAATCCCGGAAGAAAAACAATCGATAAAGCGAGGTGCGCACAAGGCAGAAGAGGGACTTTTGGAACTACTGCTAAACGCCGGGGCAGATACCCAAAACTATGTAATTGAGCATGTTTCCATTAACCTTTTTGAAAATGAAGATTATTCTGGTTTGTATGATCACATCATACACGATATTGAAGAGCACGGCTCAGTTGATGTACAGAAGCTTTTTGAAAATCAGGAATTGAACAAAAACCAGCATTTGATTTTAACACGCTTAACCATAAATCCATTAAGCAATGAAATGAAACATGCGGTTGGGTGTATTTTTCAGTTAAAAAAATGGAGCCTTGAAAAACAAGAACGCGATATACAGCAACATATAAAAATGGATGACTCTGAAGAATCGGCCATGCATTACACATTTGAATTGGCAAAGCTGAACAAAGAGAAACAAAAACTTAATAAAGATTATTTAGAGGATCTGAAAACTTACAGATCTGATGACGATTAG
- the murA gene encoding UDP-N-acetylglucosamine 1-carboxyvinyltransferase codes for MSKFVINGGKKLSGEITVAGNKNAALPIIAATILTDEDCILENVPDIRDVQAIFDIAMDIGKNVEQIDSSVYKISGTASNPHPNPELVQKLRASILFLGALLAKTGKASIAPPGGCVIGRRHIAPHFEALTDLGMEIEIGEHAYFGKRIEQKDSTTFLHETSVTATENAMLAASTSPNKTIIENAACEPHVADLAKMLQKMGVSINGIGSNRMEIQGVKKLKGVRHRISSDYIETGTFAILAASTNSVLTLNNIEPEHMQMTGFLFNKMGIELDFLADQKSMTVKPNPLKSPGKKIQVGLWPNFPTDLMSPMIVLATQAEGTTLCHDWMFESRMFFVDKLIAMGADITLCDPHRALVSGPTQLRGQNLSSPDIRAGIALVIAALSARGESEIANAELVDRGYQNIVDRLKNLGADIRREK; via the coding sequence ATGTCAAAATTTGTTATTAATGGCGGTAAAAAACTATCCGGTGAAATAACCGTTGCCGGAAATAAAAACGCTGCTTTACCAATTATTGCAGCAACCATCTTAACCGATGAAGATTGCATTCTTGAAAATGTACCCGATATTCGTGATGTACAAGCCATATTTGATATAGCCATGGATATCGGAAAAAATGTTGAGCAAATAGATTCTTCAGTTTATAAAATCAGCGGAACTGCCTCAAATCCGCACCCCAACCCGGAACTTGTGCAGAAATTACGTGCATCGATTTTATTTTTAGGCGCCTTGCTGGCCAAAACCGGGAAAGCATCAATTGCCCCACCGGGAGGATGTGTGATTGGCCGACGCCACATTGCTCCACATTTTGAGGCATTAACAGATCTTGGCATGGAAATAGAAATTGGCGAACATGCATACTTTGGTAAAAGAATTGAGCAAAAAGATAGCACAACTTTTTTACACGAAACATCTGTTACTGCAACGGAAAATGCAATGCTTGCTGCATCAACATCTCCAAATAAAACTATTATAGAAAATGCTGCTTGTGAACCGCATGTTGCTGATTTGGCAAAGATGCTGCAAAAAATGGGTGTCTCTATAAATGGCATTGGATCTAACCGGATGGAAATCCAGGGAGTAAAAAAGTTAAAAGGAGTCAGGCATCGTATTTCATCAGATTATATTGAAACAGGAACTTTTGCGATTTTGGCAGCAAGCACAAATAGCGTTTTAACTTTAAATAATATTGAACCGGAACACATGCAAATGACCGGTTTTTTGTTCAATAAAATGGGCATTGAACTTGATTTTTTGGCAGACCAAAAAAGTATGACAGTAAAACCCAATCCGTTAAAAAGCCCCGGGAAAAAAATACAGGTTGGATTATGGCCCAACTTCCCAACCGATCTGATGAGCCCGATGATAGTTTTAGCAACCCAGGCAGAAGGCACAACACTTTGCCATGATTGGATGTTTGAATCGCGAATGTTTTTTGTTGATAAACTTATTGCCATGGGAGCGGATATTACTTTATGCGACCCGCACCGTGCTTTGGTCTCGGGTCCAACACAACTTCGTGGCCAAAACTTAAGTAGCCCGGATATTCGCGCAGGGATTGCGCTGGTTATTGCTGCCCTATCAGCTCGTGGAGAAAGTGAAATTGCCAATGCCGAACTCGTTGACAGGGGTTATCAAAATATTGTGGATAGATTAAAAAATCTTGGAGCAGATATCCGACGGGAAAAGTAG
- a CDS encoding DivIVA domain-containing protein, whose translation MKLTPVEIKNQEFKKTMRGYDTVEVDTFIELVADKYQQLLEENEKIVKQNLVLETEMANFKDVEKTLKQTLKNVQENSQISKENSAKEANLIKKEAELASAQMLEKTRLKVHQMREELVNLQNQKHSLISRLKHLLSSQMELLEVLEIDDVDLKKIKKRTVPAAAESAKPVVQKREPLKMDPKVVEKQKPQSPEIKENKEKTHGKDLFNDIFGENLDVDDFNK comes from the coding sequence GTGAAATTAACACCGGTTGAGATAAAGAATCAGGAATTTAAAAAGACAATGCGCGGCTATGATACCGTAGAAGTGGACACTTTTATAGAGCTTGTTGCCGACAAATATCAACAACTGCTGGAAGAGAATGAGAAAATTGTAAAGCAAAATCTGGTTCTCGAAACTGAAATGGCAAATTTTAAAGATGTTGAAAAAACTTTAAAACAAACTTTAAAAAATGTCCAGGAAAACTCACAGATTTCAAAAGAGAATTCTGCTAAAGAGGCCAATTTGATCAAAAAAGAGGCTGAACTTGCTTCTGCTCAAATGTTGGAAAAAACAAGATTAAAAGTGCATCAGATGCGCGAAGAGCTTGTAAATCTGCAAAACCAGAAACACAGTTTAATTTCAAGATTGAAACATTTGCTTTCATCTCAAATGGAATTGCTGGAAGTTTTGGAAATAGATGATGTTGATTTGAAAAAGATTAAAAAACGGACAGTTCCTGCTGCTGCAGAGAGTGCTAAGCCGGTTGTACAAAAGAGGGAGCCGTTGAAAATGGACCCTAAAGTGGTAGAAAAACAAAAGCCGCAAAGTCCAGAAATCAAAGAAAACAAAGAAAAAACTCATGGTAAAGACCTATTTAACGATATCTTTGGAGAAAACCTGGATGTCGATGATTTTAATAAATAA
- a CDS encoding FAD-binding protein, with protein MDNKLKSRLFEINKDLLTNYPLKEFTTFNIGGPADFVMVASSIQQITETIKTCSEFKIPVKILGGGSNVLISDSGYRGVIIINRFSEWSVLKNDLFDEKRPKTKARLTTVGDQFYSTDGLEYSDEKADQIRIKTSSGMRLIPFIKTLFQNKITGLQWFSGIPASIGGAIYMNIHGGNYFFGDFVHSALLFDGRQLKQVDREYFKFDYDWSILHETNEIILEAELNLFMGDVDQAKDLSTNWARRKSLQPQKSVGCVFRNLTEMEQEKFNLPTSSIGYLIDKVLGLKGMQKGGATISAKHAAFIENTGLASSDDVYFLYNMILEKAESQIGLKLIPEIEFIGDF; from the coding sequence ATGGACAACAAATTAAAAAGCAGATTATTTGAAATTAATAAAGACCTTCTAACCAATTATCCTTTAAAAGAATTTACCACATTTAATATTGGCGGGCCGGCAGATTTTGTAATGGTTGCTTCTTCAATTCAGCAAATAACCGAGACAATCAAAACATGCTCTGAATTTAAAATACCAGTAAAAATTCTGGGTGGAGGGAGCAATGTTTTAATTTCAGATTCAGGATATCGAGGAGTAATAATCATCAATAGGTTTTCTGAATGGTCGGTGTTAAAAAACGATCTGTTTGATGAAAAACGTCCAAAAACGAAAGCGCGTCTTACAACGGTTGGCGACCAGTTTTATTCAACTGATGGATTGGAGTATTCAGACGAGAAGGCTGACCAAATAAGAATAAAAACTTCTTCAGGAATGCGGCTTATTCCATTTATTAAAACTTTATTTCAAAACAAAATTACCGGGTTGCAATGGTTTTCCGGAATTCCCGCAAGCATTGGCGGCGCAATTTACATGAACATCCACGGAGGCAATTACTTTTTTGGTGATTTTGTCCACTCTGCTCTATTGTTTGATGGCAGGCAACTAAAACAGGTTGACCGTGAATATTTTAAATTTGATTATGACTGGAGCATTTTGCACGAGACAAATGAGATTATTCTTGAAGCTGAATTAAATTTGTTTATGGGTGATGTTGATCAAGCCAAAGATCTCTCAACAAACTGGGCCCGGCGAAAATCTTTGCAACCGCAAAAATCTGTTGGGTGTGTTTTTCGAAACCTGACAGAAATGGAGCAAGAAAAGTTCAATCTGCCAACATCCTCAATCGGTTATTTAATAGATAAAGTTTTAGGATTAAAAGGAATGCAAAAAGGTGGAGCAACTATTTCAGCAAAACATGCGGCATTTATTGAAAACACAGGGTTAGCCAGCTCAGACGATGTTTATTTTTTATACAATATGATTTTAGAAAAAGCAGAGTCACAAATTGGACTAAAACTCATTCCTGAGATTGAATTTATCGGGGACTTTTAA
- a CDS encoding DUF3467 domain-containing protein, whose amino-acid sequence MDEGMNQKKDKQINIELGEKEAEGTYSNLVLISHSPAEFVFDFIRVVPGRPKAKVYSRIIMAPQHAKSLLGALQDNLVKYEKQFGEIKLLGGPPQTPQGPQFKN is encoded by the coding sequence ATGGACGAAGGAATGAACCAAAAAAAAGATAAACAGATAAATATTGAACTTGGAGAAAAAGAGGCAGAAGGAACTTACAGCAATCTGGTCTTAATCAGTCATTCTCCTGCAGAATTTGTATTCGATTTTATTCGTGTGGTACCCGGCAGACCAAAAGCTAAAGTTTACTCCCGCATCATTATGGCACCTCAGCATGCCAAATCCCTTTTAGGCGCATTGCAGGATAATCTTGTTAAATATGAAAAACAATTCGGCGAGATAAAGTTACTTGGCGGACCGCCTCAAACTCCTCAGGGACCACAGTTTAAAAACTAA
- a CDS encoding YggS family pyridoxal phosphate-dependent enzyme, which yields MNRKENLDSVLEKISRAANRCGRNPLEIKLLAVSKVFPVEDILDVYNLGIRSFGESRAQELRDKAPQMPENIEWHFIGPLQINKIKYVVPNAGLIHAVDSLKLAQAIASFGARKEIVPKILVEINTSDEEAKHGFSQNKAIEAALEINEIENLDVQGLMTMAARTEDQKEIRSSFAKLKKIQLALQNQSENSFNELSMGMSGDFEIAIEEGSTIVRVGTGIFGPRRRQ from the coding sequence ATGAACCGAAAAGAAAATCTGGACTCAGTTCTCGAGAAAATTTCCCGGGCGGCTAATCGTTGTGGGAGAAATCCTCTGGAAATAAAACTGCTGGCTGTTAGCAAAGTTTTTCCTGTTGAAGATATTTTGGATGTATATAATCTCGGAATTCGAAGTTTTGGTGAAAGCAGAGCCCAGGAGTTAAGAGACAAAGCGCCTCAAATGCCCGAAAACATTGAATGGCATTTTATCGGTCCATTACAAATTAACAAAATAAAGTATGTTGTGCCCAATGCCGGGTTGATTCATGCCGTGGATTCACTTAAACTTGCGCAGGCTATAGCATCGTTTGGCGCCCGCAAAGAAATCGTGCCAAAAATTCTTGTTGAAATTAATACTAGTGATGAAGAAGCAAAACATGGGTTTAGCCAAAACAAGGCAATTGAAGCAGCACTTGAAATTAATGAGATAGAAAACTTGGATGTTCAAGGATTAATGACCATGGCAGCCAGAACAGAAGATCAAAAAGAAATACGTAGTTCATTTGCCAAACTAAAAAAAATTCAATTAGCTTTACAAAATCAATCGGAAAATTCTTTTAATGAGCTTTCGATGGGAATGTCTGGCGATTTTGAAATTGCAATTGAAGAAGGAAGCACGATTGTCCGTGTAGGAACAGGGATTTTTGGCCCCAGAAGGAGGCAGTAG
- a CDS encoding YdcF family protein, with the protein MRINKIKYKKAAIVLGGGIKITKDPEHKRVYEPENQVKDRLGKALQLYLDGQVGFIITTGNYSKRVGIDSSVIGPKNEAEVGKEYLLQNFVTNSKTIKNQFAAKILFEKKSLDTIGNAWFSKQECLIPNNIKECIIITSDFHLERSKLCFDWVLGPEYKIDYIGLDSDLKDNPERRKVEDVFSRFMREQLINSISAGDDEQIGKFMKTEHLVYCMSERSEAQFNACMETASITAGY; encoded by the coding sequence ATGAGAATCAATAAAATAAAGTACAAAAAAGCTGCCATCGTTTTGGGAGGCGGGATTAAAATTACAAAAGACCCTGAACATAAACGTGTCTACGAGCCGGAAAACCAGGTAAAAGACAGACTGGGCAAAGCCCTGCAATTATATCTGGATGGCCAGGTGGGTTTTATTATCACGACAGGAAATTACTCCAAACGAGTCGGCATTGATTCTTCCGTCATCGGACCAAAAAATGAAGCAGAAGTTGGCAAAGAATACTTACTGCAAAACTTTGTGACCAATTCTAAAACTATTAAAAACCAGTTTGCTGCAAAAATCCTATTTGAGAAAAAATCTCTGGATACCATTGGCAATGCCTGGTTTTCTAAACAGGAATGCTTGATTCCTAACAATATAAAAGAGTGCATAATAATCACTTCCGATTTCCATTTGGAGCGCAGCAAACTTTGCTTTGATTGGGTTTTAGGCCCAGAATATAAAATTGATTATATCGGTCTTGATTCAGATTTAAAAGACAATCCTGAACGCAGAAAAGTTGAAGACGTTTTCAGCCGATTTATGCGAGAGCAGTTAATAAATTCAATTTCCGCCGGTGATGATGAACAAATTGGCAAATTTATGAAAACGGAACACCTTGTTTACTGCATGTCCGAAAGAAGCGAAGCACAGTTTAATGCCTGCATGGAAACAGCATCAATTACGGCAGGTTACTAG